GCCGCCGGCCCCAGGCGCGTGATGTCAGCATGGGATCTCCGTCCTCTTCCTACGGTGAGGACCGTCCCTACGGCGGCCGTGCGGAGGCACGGCGTGCCGCGCAGCGCGGGGGGAGGCGCGGCGCCGGCCCGGGCGGAGGCGCAGGCGGTCACGACGGCGGTGGCCGTCGCGGTGGCGGTGGTGGCGGCTACGACGGCGGCCGGGGCCGCGGGGGCGGTCGTCCTCCGGGCCGGAAGCGGATGATCGACTACCCGCGCTACGGGAAGTACGGCTGGCGCCGCTGGGTACCGTCCTGGAAGCTCGTCTCCGGCCTGACCCTGACCTTCCTCGGCGCCCTGATGGGCGCGGGGACGATCGCGTACGCGATGGTGGGCATCCCCAACGTGGACGACTCCGCGAAGGCGCAGAACAACGTCTACTACTACGCGGACGGAAAGACCCAGCTGGCCGCCACCGGTGGCGAGGTGAACCGGCAGATCCTCGACTTCGACGCCATTCCGAAGGCCATGCAGGACGCCGTGGTCTCGGCCGAGAACAAGACCTTCTGGACCGACTCGGGCATCGACCCGAGGGGCATCGGCCGCGCCGTCTTCAACATGGCGCGAGGCGGTCAGACCCAGGGTGGTTCGACGATCACCCAGCAGTACGTGAAGAACAACCGGCTGGCCGACCAGTCGCAGACGCTGAGCCGCAAGGTGAAGGAACTCTTCATCTCGATGCGCGTCGGCAACGAGCTGGAGAAGCCCGACATCATGGCGGGCTACCTCAACACCGCGTACTACGGCCGCGGCGCCTACGGCCTCCAGGCCGCGGCGCGCACGTACTACGACAAGGACGCGAGCAAGCTCACCCCCAGCGAGTGCGCCTTCCTGGCCGCCCTGCTCAAGGGCGCCACGTACTACGACCCGGCCGGCACCACCGACGTCGACACCTCCGCGACCCCGGAGGCGAACACCGATCGCGCCGTCAAGCGCTGGAGCTGGATCCTCGGCGAGATGACCAAGGACGGCTACCTGACCTCCGCGCAGCAGGCCGAGTTCTCCAAGAAGTTCCCGATGCCCGACCCGCCCAAGCGGAATGCGGCGCTCAGTGGCCAGACCGGTTACCTGGTGGGCCTCGCCAAGAGTTACGTGCTGAACAACAGCGACATCACGGCCGAGCAGCTCGCCCAGGGCGGCTACCAGATCTTCACGACCTTCGAGAAGCCCAAGGTTGAGGCGCTGGAGAAGTCCGTCAAGAAGATCACCAAGGAGTACATCGACGTCAAGAAGCGCCCCCAGTACGACACCCACGTGCAGTTCGGCGGCGCGTCCGTCGACACCGCGACGGGGGCGATCGTGGCGATCTACGGCGGCGAGGACGCGACCAAGCACTTCACCAACAACGCCGACAAGACCGGTGCCCAGGTCGGATCGACGTTCAAGCCCTTCGTCCTGGCGGCGGCCATGGAGGACGGCGTCCGAGCCAAGGACGGGCCGGAGGAGCAGGACGGGTCCACCCGCAGGAAACTCGACCCGGACAAGAGCCGCTACAACGGCAAGGACGACCTCGTGATCAAGAGGTACGACGGGTCGATCTGGCACGACGAGAAGGGCAAGGAGTGGAAGCAGGACAACGAGGGTGACCAGAGCTACGGGCCCGTCAGCCTGCGCCGTGCGATGGTCGTCTCCGCCAACTCGCCGTTCGTGCAGCTGGGCATGGACGTCGGCATCGACAAGGTGCGCCAGGCTGCCATGGACGCGGGTCTGAAGAAGGACTCGCTCATCCAGGCCGACGTGCCGTCGTTCTCCCTTGGTATCTCCGAGCCGAGCGCCATCCGCATGGCCGGCGCCTACGCCACCTTCGCGACCAACGGCGAGCAGCGCGAGCCGTTCTCGGTCAAGGAGGTGAAGAAGGGCGGCCTGTCCAAGTACAAGCACGAGGACAAGTCGAAGCAGGCCTTCCCGACGGCCATCGCGAGCAACGTCACCGACGTCCTCAAGTCCGTCGTCGAGGACCCCGAGGGCACCGGTAACAACGCCGCCATCCCGGGCCGCGACGTCGCCGGCAAGACCGGTACCACCGACGACAACATGTCGGCCTGGTTCGTCGGCTACACCCCGCAGCTGTCGACCGCGATCGACATGTTCCGCTTCGACGACAACGAGAAGAACACGAAGCGCGAGTTCCTCCCGATGTACAACACGGGTGGCCAGACGTCGATCCACGGTTCGTCGTTCCCGTCCCGGATCTGGAAGGACTACATGACGCAGGCGCTCGAGGGCACCGAGGTCATGAGGTTCCCGGAGCCGGAGAAGCTGGAGGACGCCGAGGCCGTGTTCGGCGGCGGCGCCGCCAGCCCGAAGCCGACGCCGACGGAGCAGCCGTCCCAGTCCCCGTCCGGCCAGCCGTCCACCGAGCCCTCGCAGCGTC
This sequence is a window from Streptomyces sp. HUAS YS2. Protein-coding genes within it:
- a CDS encoding transglycosylase domain-containing protein — translated: MIDYPRYGKYGWRRWVPSWKLVSGLTLTFLGALMGAGTIAYAMVGIPNVDDSAKAQNNVYYYADGKTQLAATGGEVNRQILDFDAIPKAMQDAVVSAENKTFWTDSGIDPRGIGRAVFNMARGGQTQGGSTITQQYVKNNRLADQSQTLSRKVKELFISMRVGNELEKPDIMAGYLNTAYYGRGAYGLQAAARTYYDKDASKLTPSECAFLAALLKGATYYDPAGTTDVDTSATPEANTDRAVKRWSWILGEMTKDGYLTSAQQAEFSKKFPMPDPPKRNAALSGQTGYLVGLAKSYVLNNSDITAEQLAQGGYQIFTTFEKPKVEALEKSVKKITKEYIDVKKRPQYDTHVQFGGASVDTATGAIVAIYGGEDATKHFTNNADKTGAQVGSTFKPFVLAAAMEDGVRAKDGPEEQDGSTRRKLDPDKSRYNGKDDLVIKRYDGSIWHDEKGKEWKQDNEGDQSYGPVSLRRAMVVSANSPFVQLGMDVGIDKVRQAAMDAGLKKDSLIQADVPSFSLGISEPSAIRMAGAYATFATNGEQREPFSVKEVKKGGLSKYKHEDKSKQAFPTAIASNVTDVLKSVVEDPEGTGNNAAIPGRDVAGKTGTTDDNMSAWFVGYTPQLSTAIDMFRFDDNEKNTKREFLPMYNTGGQTSIHGSSFPSRIWKDYMTQALEGTEVMRFPEPEKLEDAEAVFGGGAASPKPTPTEQPSQSPSGQPSTEPSQRPTGRPKPGKTCEVWEWPCDTGGQDGGTTDGGATDGGTTDSGGTTGGLPTSSPTSTTGGNGGNGNGGKTDGGTFFGGTDG